The nucleotide sequence TGGTAAAAAACAAAAGCGCGCTCTATGTGTCATCGGTCACCTAGAGTAGGAGATTATCGTGCTTGAGTTATCTGTGAAAACTACCTAAAAACTAGCATTTTTATAATTTTCCATATAAAATAGAGAAATGATTGGGGTGACAACCATAGCAAAAATTAGGTTTTTAGGTAGTTTAAAAAATAGTAGCTTAATATCCCACCAGCCTGTGGTTAATAATTGAGGAAGGGATAAGGGATATTGGGTACTTTGGGGCAATAAGAACTCTGGAAAGCCAGCACCTCTGTTTATAAATACCAGAAAGCTTTGACAACAGACCCACTAAATATAACCAATAATCATGGCAGATAATCATAGTGAACAATGGCATCAGCTTAGTTTATTTGACCTACTGCAACCAACCCCCATAGCAGTTCCTTCTCCCCCACAAATCCCTCCCCAAATTCTACCAACGAGTCGTAAGCTTAATTTACGAGATTACCAGGGCAAAATGAAACGGGATATTTACCAGCAGTTAAGAGAAGGCCATAAACGGATTTTAGTATATGGCCCCACCGGCTGCGGTAAAACATTAGTGCTTTCTAGCATTTTACAAGATGCTATTAGTAAAGGCAGACGCTCAATGTTACTCGTTCATAGAGATTTTTTAGTTGAGCAAACGATTAACACTCTAATTGAGCTTGGGGTAGCTGGGGATGCCATTGGTGTCATCAAAGCCGGCTATAAAGAAGACCGGACTAAACCTTTACAAATCTGTGGCATTCAATCTCTACAACGGCGAGAGATGCTAGAAAATATCGGGATGGTAATCATTGATGAGTGTCATAGTTGTGCATTTTGGACAGAGTATCAACGAGTTAAAGAAGCAACCACTACAGCTATTCATCTAGGATTTAGTGCATCGCCTTGGCGGTTGAAATCTAGCACCGAATATTTTGGTCAACATTTTGATTCAATTGTTTTAGGGCCATCAATAAAATGGTTAATCAAACACGGATATTTAGCGCGACCCCGTTATTTTGGTTGGGGTGGCTACGTTGATTTATCCCAACTTGATACTGGTAGTGATGGAGATTATAAAAGTCGTCAAATGGAAGCTGCTTTTATTAATTCAGATGTCCCTGAAATGGCAGTTGAGAAAATTCAACAGTTTTGTGAAGGTCGCACTGGTATCGTTTTTAATGCCGGTGTTCAACAATCTCGCATTCAAACTAAATTATTGAATGAGGCCGGTATTCCCACCTGTCATGTAGATGCTAATACTTCTGTGGATGAACGTCGTCAAATTTATCGCCAATTAGAAGCCGGTGAAATTCGTTGTATTTCTTCTATTGGTTGCCTAACAGAAGGATTTGATGTAAAATCAATCAGCTTTATTGTTTTTGCGCGGGCTACTAAATCTCGTGCTTTATATGTCCAAATCTGTGGGCGTGGTATCCGCAGTTTTCCTGGCAAAGAAGATTGTTTAATTTTAGATTTTGGTAAAAATATCCAACGACACGGCTATCTTTCTAAAAACTGGAAAATTACATTAGAACCCACCCCACCCAAGCCAGAGACGGAAGCATATAAAGAATGTCCAACTTGCGGTAATACGGTCTTGGCTATACTTCGAGAATGTCCGTTTTGTGGTCATGTATTTGAGGGTGGGGATATAGAAGATAATTTGATTGATTTTGAGGCGGAGTTTGGTGAATTATTTGATTCGGAAACTTACGAGCAAGTTAAATACTGTCGTTCACAAAGGAAAGCCCGTTTTTCTAAATCTCAGCCTCCTGATAAACTGTGGGAGACATTCAAAGCAAAATTTAACAACACTATTTTAATTGGGGATTGGCTGATTGGCGCGATTTTCCAAGGTAGTGATACAGAATTTAATCGGCAGCTACTACTAGATTATTTGATAAAGTTTGCTCCCACTAATAAAGAGCATGACCGATGGATAAAATTTCATGTAGAGCTTGAGTTTGGCAGACCAGGACGTTCTTATAAGACTGGAAAAAACAAGACAAAGAAGGCTGCTATTGGGACTCTTCAGCGTCGGGAGTGGTGGGAGATTTTGGAAGTAGAGCAAACGGCAGACTGGACAACTATTAAGCAAGC is from Ancylothrix sp. D3o and encodes:
- a CDS encoding DEAD/DEAH box helicase family protein, whose product is MADNHSEQWHQLSLFDLLQPTPIAVPSPPQIPPQILPTSRKLNLRDYQGKMKRDIYQQLREGHKRILVYGPTGCGKTLVLSSILQDAISKGRRSMLLVHRDFLVEQTINTLIELGVAGDAIGVIKAGYKEDRTKPLQICGIQSLQRREMLENIGMVIIDECHSCAFWTEYQRVKEATTTAIHLGFSASPWRLKSSTEYFGQHFDSIVLGPSIKWLIKHGYLARPRYFGWGGYVDLSQLDTGSDGDYKSRQMEAAFINSDVPEMAVEKIQQFCEGRTGIVFNAGVQQSRIQTKLLNEAGIPTCHVDANTSVDERRQIYRQLEAGEIRCISSIGCLTEGFDVKSISFIVFARATKSRALYVQICGRGIRSFPGKEDCLILDFGKNIQRHGYLSKNWKITLEPTPPKPETEAYKECPTCGNTVLAILRECPFCGHVFEGGDIEDNLIDFEAEFGELFDSETYEQVKYCRSQRKARFSKSQPPDKLWETFKAKFNNTILIGDWLIGAIFQGSDTEFNRQLLLDYLIKFAPTNKEHDRWIKFHVELEFGRPGRSYKTGKNKTKKAAIGTLQRREWWEILEVEQTADWTTIKQAYRKLAMQYHPDTSELSEDVALDKMKMLNWAFDMAKKENLI